The Takifugu flavidus isolate HTHZ2018 chromosome 21, ASM371156v2, whole genome shotgun sequence genome has a window encoding:
- the LOC130518351 gene encoding zinc finger protein 536-like isoform X2, whose translation MEKKRDDIPANSGAPVKVEPEESVICGHTCGVCSRSFPLLSSLSQHMRSHTQEKPYKCPHCQYRTAQKGSLKNHIRSHKLGLFQQRLSDKNVELSEEQKNILEIPKSGDTELEKTTFIGKVKRKGSKRRNSEADVMEAEADRGCCTCIICDQAFPDMLLLKSHMKVHGGPEDYGCRLCGRRFRQAWSLQSHVYTHRSKARPKGDRPSKSHVTINGVPQEPASLVNEVCLYELCSTCGNFFPDRASLQIHEALHQHNSSTLNPPQEETDVSDSQSKSFFMESLGLTSVKAKKTRVETSPGGQMVGLDPCCSYQTLMLSTKGRLTKTHLPKKPVAQDTNKVKRMAKDTDMVKHVSSKQGKKRKQVTTSDSQNKKLKLETNREQPSKIESQGRSGNKKSNIPLGLGHAFYKELHSKTPKEVPTGNSVSTNRNGIKVYFCQHCNFRTGSSSILEFHRYTMHPDHLDPQWNYFRVPTTISQIGLENLLYTEYSQTHSGQNSPTAMESPDSSSPHRKRHWKRLPQTSLRLS comes from the exons atggagaagaagagagatgATATCCCAGCGAATTCAGGAGCGCCTGTAAAGGTGGAGCCTGAAGAAAGCGTCATCTGTGGCCACACCTGCGGCGTGTGCAGCCGCAGCTTCCCTCTCCTCAGCTCCCTGTCCCAGCACATGAGGAGCCACACGCAGGAGAAGCCCTACAAGTGCCCCCACTGTCAGTACAGGACGGCGCAGAAGGGCAGCCTGAAGAACCACATCAGGAGCCACAAGCTGGGCTTGTTCCAGCAGAGGCTCTCTGACAAGAATGTGGAGctgtctgaggagcagaagaacATCCTGGAGATCCCCAAGTCTGGGGACACCGAATTGGAAAAGACCACTTTCATCGGGAAGGTGAAAAGAAAGGGAAGCAAGAGAAGGAACAGCGAGGCAGACGTGATGGAGGCGGAGGCTGacagaggctgctgcacctgcaTCATATGTGATCAAGCGTTCCCAGATATGCTGCTCCTCAAGTCCCACATGAAGGTCCACGGCGGCCCCGAGGATTACGGCTGTCGGCTCTGCGGACGCCGCTTCCGCCAGGCCTGGTCCCTCCAAAGCCACGTGTACACTCACAGGTCAAAGGCGCGGCCAAAGGGCGACAGACCCAGCAAGTCCCACGTCACCATCAATGGCGTTCCCCAGGAGCCGGCGTCCCTGGTCAACGAAGTCTGCCTCTACGAGCTCTGCTCCACCTGCGGCAACTTCTTCCCCGATCGCGCATCGCTGCAAATTCACGAAGCGCTGCATCAACATAACTCTTCGACCCTAAATCCACCCCAGGAGGAAACCGACGTCTCCGACTCGCAGTCGAAGAGCTTTTTCATGGAAAGCTTAGGGCTCACAAGTGTCAAGGCGAAGAAAACACGCGTGGAGACGAGCCCGGGGGGCCAAATGGTGGGGCTGGATCCATGTTGCAGCTACCAAACGCTGATGCTGTCAACGAAGGGGCGACTGACCAAAACCCACCTGCCCAAGAAACCTGTGGCGCAGGACACGAACAAGGTCAAGCGCATGGCGAAGGACACTGACATGGTCAAGCACGTGTCGTCCAAGcaggggaagaagaggaagcaagTCACCACCTCCGACTCTCAGAACaagaagctgaagctggagaCGAACCGAGAGCAGCCGTCAAAAATTGAGAGCCAGGGCAGAAGTGGCAACAAAAAGAGCAACATCCCATTGGGCCTCGGTCACGCGTTTTACAAGGAGCTGCACAGTAAGACACCCAAAGAGGTTCCCACTGGCAACTCAGTGAGCACAAACCGCAACG GTATTAAGGTATATTTCTGTCAGCACTGTAATTTCCGCACTGGTAGTTCCTCAATCCTCGAGTTCCACCGGTACACAATGCACCCAGACCACCTGGACCCTCAGTGGAACTACTTCCGTGTtccaacaaccatcagccaAATTGGTCTCGAAAACCTCCTATACACAGAATATTCACAGACTCATTCAGGACAG AACAGTCCCACTGCAATGGAATCCCCGGACTCGTCCAGTCCTCACCGGAAACGTCACTG GAAACGGCTGCCCCAAACCTCCCTCAGGCTCTCTTAG
- the LOC130518351 gene encoding zinc finger protein 516-like isoform X1 has product MEKKRDDIPANSGAPVKVEPEESVICGHTCGVCSRSFPLLSSLSQHMRSHTQEKPYKCPHCQYRTAQKGSLKNHIRSHKLGLFQQRLSDKNVELSEEQKNILEIPKSGDTELEKTTFIGKVKRKGSKRRNSEADVMEAEADRGCCTCIICDQAFPDMLLLKSHMKVHGGPEDYGCRLCGRRFRQAWSLQSHVYTHRSKARPKGDRPSKSHVTINGVPQEPASLVNEVCLYELCSTCGNFFPDRASLQIHEALHQHNSSTLNPPQEETDVSDSQSKSFFMESLGLTSVKAKKTRVETSPGGQMVGLDPCCSYQTLMLSTKGRLTKTHLPKKPVAQDTNKVKRMAKDTDMVKHVSSKQGKKRKQVTTSDSQNKKLKLETNREQPSKIESQGRSGNKKSNIPLGLGHAFYKELHSKTPKEVPTGNSVSTNRNGIKVYFCQHCNFRTGSSSILEFHRYTMHPDHLDPQWNYFRVPTTISQIGLENLLYTEYSQTHSGQVIIAGIKGPRHANDTKLGALNLSLLNSNHGDLFVKKNDIIRYECSFCTHTSYYPEVLWMHQQIEHKVYASCPMAPKWAVSNSSLKSLKAVTPKWRRTGPPPFLKGKDCPALSIQKSQRTKPQGTTAKDRHASDQTQSSRQTGSMPQKKAKHKKQTVELGGNTSGVPTSSTSAVAFNKNTSRSQPTSSPNHHRSAADANFPQEGLGFMLARHHSGMALSIAANKPRPRRNSADSSSGPNDLDPCAALNMLSQKAYSEPPVAPIKADSAEEHPGDIDILGLLRCHPPHELVSLCQQWSFIDPKTDPKEQSHCNGIPGLVQSSPETSLETAAPNLPQALLARLLPLASSLHHESEKLQSHIHCIPPHKRGSS; this is encoded by the exons atggagaagaagagagatgATATCCCAGCGAATTCAGGAGCGCCTGTAAAGGTGGAGCCTGAAGAAAGCGTCATCTGTGGCCACACCTGCGGCGTGTGCAGCCGCAGCTTCCCTCTCCTCAGCTCCCTGTCCCAGCACATGAGGAGCCACACGCAGGAGAAGCCCTACAAGTGCCCCCACTGTCAGTACAGGACGGCGCAGAAGGGCAGCCTGAAGAACCACATCAGGAGCCACAAGCTGGGCTTGTTCCAGCAGAGGCTCTCTGACAAGAATGTGGAGctgtctgaggagcagaagaacATCCTGGAGATCCCCAAGTCTGGGGACACCGAATTGGAAAAGACCACTTTCATCGGGAAGGTGAAAAGAAAGGGAAGCAAGAGAAGGAACAGCGAGGCAGACGTGATGGAGGCGGAGGCTGacagaggctgctgcacctgcaTCATATGTGATCAAGCGTTCCCAGATATGCTGCTCCTCAAGTCCCACATGAAGGTCCACGGCGGCCCCGAGGATTACGGCTGTCGGCTCTGCGGACGCCGCTTCCGCCAGGCCTGGTCCCTCCAAAGCCACGTGTACACTCACAGGTCAAAGGCGCGGCCAAAGGGCGACAGACCCAGCAAGTCCCACGTCACCATCAATGGCGTTCCCCAGGAGCCGGCGTCCCTGGTCAACGAAGTCTGCCTCTACGAGCTCTGCTCCACCTGCGGCAACTTCTTCCCCGATCGCGCATCGCTGCAAATTCACGAAGCGCTGCATCAACATAACTCTTCGACCCTAAATCCACCCCAGGAGGAAACCGACGTCTCCGACTCGCAGTCGAAGAGCTTTTTCATGGAAAGCTTAGGGCTCACAAGTGTCAAGGCGAAGAAAACACGCGTGGAGACGAGCCCGGGGGGCCAAATGGTGGGGCTGGATCCATGTTGCAGCTACCAAACGCTGATGCTGTCAACGAAGGGGCGACTGACCAAAACCCACCTGCCCAAGAAACCTGTGGCGCAGGACACGAACAAGGTCAAGCGCATGGCGAAGGACACTGACATGGTCAAGCACGTGTCGTCCAAGcaggggaagaagaggaagcaagTCACCACCTCCGACTCTCAGAACaagaagctgaagctggagaCGAACCGAGAGCAGCCGTCAAAAATTGAGAGCCAGGGCAGAAGTGGCAACAAAAAGAGCAACATCCCATTGGGCCTCGGTCACGCGTTTTACAAGGAGCTGCACAGTAAGACACCCAAAGAGGTTCCCACTGGCAACTCAGTGAGCACAAACCGCAACG GTATTAAGGTATATTTCTGTCAGCACTGTAATTTCCGCACTGGTAGTTCCTCAATCCTCGAGTTCCACCGGTACACAATGCACCCAGACCACCTGGACCCTCAGTGGAACTACTTCCGTGTtccaacaaccatcagccaAATTGGTCTCGAAAACCTCCTATACACAGAATATTCACAGACTCATTCAGGACAGGTAATCATAGCAGGCATCAAGGGGCCCAGACATGCTAACGATACTAAGCTAGGTGCTCTTAATTTGTCTCTGTTGAATTCAAATCACGGAGACCTCTTTGTGAAGAAGAATGACATAATTAGATACGAATGCTCGTTCTGCACCCACACTTCCTACTACCCAGAAGTGCTGTGGATGCATCAGCAGATTGAACACAAGGTGTATGCTAGCTGCCCCATGGCCCCCAAGTGGGCCGTCAGCAATAGCAGCCTCAAGAGCTTAAAGGCAGTGACTCCCAAGTGGAGACGCACTGGGCCACCACCATTCCTGAAGGGAAAAGACTGCCCCGCCTTATCCATCCAGAAAAGTCAGCGCACGAAGCCTCAGGGTACTACCGCCAAGGACCGGCACGCGTCGGACCAGACGCAGTCAAGTCGCCAAACGGGATCAATGCCTCAGAAGAAGGCTAAACATAAGAAGCAGACTGTGGAGCTTGGGGGTAATACCTCAGGTGTCCCGACCTCTTCTACCAGCGCTGTGGCATTCAACAAGAACACGTCCAGGTCCCAGCCCACCAGCAGCCCCAACCACCACAGGTCAGCAGCTGATGCTAACTTCCCTCAGGAGGGGTTGGGTTTTATGTTGGCCAGACATCACAGTGGGATGGCGTTGAGCATCGCTGCGAACAAGCCCCGACCCCGCCGGAACTCGGCGGACTCCTCATCCGGCCCAAATGACCTCGACCCGTGCGCTGCCCTGAACATGCTGTCTCAGAAAGCTTATTCAGAGCCCCCTGTTGCTCCCATAAAGGCTGATTCagcagaagaacatccaggggACATTGATATTTTGGGACTGTTGAGGTGCCACCCCCCCCATGAATTGGTCTCTTTGTGCCAGCAGTGGAGCTTTATAGACCCTAAGACTGATCCAAAAG AACAGTCCCACTGCAATGGAATCCCCGGACTCGTCCAGTCCTCACCGGAAACGTCACTG GAAACGGCTGCCCCAAACCTCCCTCAGGCTCTCTTAGCACGTCTCCTTCCGTTGGCTTCCAGCCTGCACCATGAATCTGAAAAGCTGCAATCCCACATACACTGCATCCCCCCCCACAAAAGGGGGTCATCTTGA
- the LOC130518133 gene encoding relaxin-3 receptor 2-like, giving the protein MLDSLCCNNMSDAFRTLPHFYHFPTDCNASLPCNTSHLVFSGFNWSFSSMDGELEFVDDGLLWMRVVVSVVYSIVATAGVLVNVLVMFLLYSTHTITTGTINFFVFNLALAHLLFSMVLVFWAIEIALDYSWPFSLSVCKAVCFLTGLNVYASCFFLAAMSLTRYCYVATALKSSRSLCSRPCTSQVVTAFIWAAAVIAASPRGVFAELAHLGSGNDTACVLRFPNGTAWLGINQLLRMVLGFLLPYAIITLSYLLLLRFLCRHNLRGSSSRRKANVSRSVAVVVLSFCVCWFPYNILSFWSSLIQLDMVQFSLSFFWAQTYFFPVANCLAFTSSCFNPVIYCLVRKEYRAALRNLLLKLYRTSMSMTPRGIRSEVAPEDARQLAIPLHSVYTMTSQSDIRRHAPLAALPTVMSTVSGPDSVHI; this is encoded by the coding sequence ATGTTGGATTCCCTTTGCTGCAACAACATGTCCGACGCCTTCAGGACTCTCCCGCACTTCTATCACTTCCCCACTGATTGCAATGCGAGCCTCCCCTGCAACACCTCCCACCTGGTCTTCAGCGGCTTCAACTGGTCCTTCTCCAGCATGGACGGTGAGCTGGAGTTTGTGGATGACGGATTATTGTGGATGCGAGTCGTCGTGTCGGTGGTTTACTCCATTGTGGCCACAGCGGGGGTGTTGGTGAACGTGTTGGTGATGTTCCTGCTGTAttccacacacaccatcaccacagGCACCATCAACTTCTTCGTGTTTAACCTGGCTTTGGCCCACCTGCTCTTCTCCATGGTCCTGGTGTTCTGGGCCATAGAGATCGCGCTGGACTACAGCTGGCCTTTCAGCTTAAGCGTGTGCAAGGCCGTGTGCTTCCTCACGGGGCTCAACGTCTACGCGAGCTGCTTCTTCCTGGCGGCCATGAGCTTGACCCGCTACTGCTATGTGGCCACGGCGCTCAAGTCCAGCAGATCGCTGTGCAGCAGACCGTGCACCTCTCAGGTGGTCACGGCCTTCATCTGGGCCGCCGCAGTGATTGCGGCGTCGCCCCGAGGGGTCTTCGCCGAACTGGCACACCTGGGCAGCGGCAACGACACGGCGTGCGTGCTGCGTTTCCCCAACGGCACGGCCTGGCTCGGAATAAACCAGCTCCTGAGGATGGTGCTGGGGTTCCTGCTGCCGTACGCCATCATCACCCTCTCCTACCTGCTCCTGCTGCGCTTCCTGTGTCGTCACAATCTGAGGGGCAGCAGCTCCCGGAGGAAGGCCAACGTGTCCAGATCCGTGGCCGTGGTGGTGCTCTCCTTCTGCGTCTGCTGGTTCCCCTACAACATCCTCTCGTTCTGGAGCAGCCTGATCCAGCTTGACATGGTCCagttctccctctccttcttctggGCTCAAACCTATTTCTTCCCCGTGGCCAACTGCCTGGCCTTCACAAGCAGCTGCTTTAACCCCGTCATCTATTGCTTGGTGAGGAAGGAGTACCGCGCCGCTCTCCGCAACCTTCTCCTCAAGTTGTACCGCACCAGCATGTCCATGACGCCCCGTGGCATCCGCTCTGAGGTGGCGCCGGAAGATGCCCGCCAGCTGGCCATTCCGCTCCACAGCGTGTACACCATGACGAGCCAAAGTGACATCAGGAGGCATGCACCTCTGGCCGCCCTCCCGACTGTCATGTCCACTGTGTCAGGGCCCGATTCAGTACACATTTGA
- the LOC130518352 gene encoding leucine-rich repeat and immunoglobulin-like domain-containing nogo receptor-interacting protein 1 — MLEGVAVRLWLWWGALHFLVAAAAAAGSELRPPCPCRCNAAPLQVNCSDGQFAAVPDGLPEDTKLLNLTRNKIKTLARQQFRALTQLLDLDLSDNTMASVEAEAFLGLKDLVTLSLARNRLKIFPAGAFSGLQSLRSLDISDNEILVFLDSTFRDLSALQCLKAAGNDLVFISHQAFAGLTSLQELHLDACNLTAVPTEAFARLGGLRRFRFHCLALTALPNYSFRPLERLKELLISDSPLLENLSGNSLFGLNLTSLAIRRSRLAAVPYGSLHHLVYLVHLDLSYNPIAYIHGSLLGDLLRLQEFHLVGGSLLVVEVGAFRGLTHFTLLNVSRNLLTTLEAGAFHSVDTLRALGLDNNPLACDCRLLWVVRRQRHLDFGGNPPTCSTSVQLQDWSFLDLSEAEVPGLLTCRRPRILNRKPQDVRVDQGHTVVFYCNADGDPSPSITWLDPQLKPLTPNGRIRALSNGSLEVRYAQPQDSGSYLCLASNAAGNTSLAVNLRVPAFPSPKNTFLSGWVAFPSAAPGVNGTQKLPLDVKTLLIATTIGFLSFFSSVSVCFVFMLFWSKSKGQIKHTATIAYVPRSAVSNNKAGTSNYMETSRYTMKLI, encoded by the coding sequence ATGTTGGAAGGGGTCGCTGTCCGTCTGTGGTTATGGTGGGGAGCGCTACACTTcctggtggcggcggcggcggcggcggggtcTGAGTTGCGCCCGCCGTGTCCCTGCCGCTGCAACGCAGCGCCGCTGCAGGTGAACTGCTCTGATGGCCAGTTCGCCGCGGTGCCCGACGGCCTTCCAGAAGACACCAAACTGCTGAATTTAACACGAAACAAGATCAAGACGCTGGCGCGGCAGCAGTTCCGCGCTCTGACGCAGCTCTTAGACTTGGATTTGAGCGACAACACGATGGCGTCCGTTGAAGCAGAAGCCTTCCTGGGCCTGAAGGATCTAGTCACTCTGAGCCTGGCGCGCAACCGCCTGAAGATCTTCCCTGCGGGTGCATTCAGTGGGCTGCAGAGTCTCAGGTCCCTGGACATAAGTGACAACGAGATTCTCGTCTTTCTCGATTCCACCTTCCGTGACCTGTCCGCCCTGCAGTGTTTGAAGGCAGCGGGCAATGACCTGGTGTTCATCTCGCATCAGGCCTTCGCCGGGCTAAccagcctgcaggagctgcaccTGGACGCCTGCAACCTCACCGCTGTGCCGACGGAGGCGTTCGCACGGCTGGGAGGGTTGAGGCGTTTTCGTTTCCACTGCCTCGCCCTCACGGCGCTGCCCAACTACTCCTTCCGCCCTCTGGAGCGTCTGAAGGAGCTTCTCATTTCTGACAGCCCTTTGCTGGAGAACCTCTCAGGAAACAGTCTCTTCGGCCTGAATCTCACATCTCTGGCCATCAGACGCTCGAGGCTGGCTGCAGTCCCCTACGGCTCTCTGCATCATCTGGTGTATCTGGTGCACCTCGACCTTTCTTACAACCCCATCGCCTACATCCACGGGAGCCTGCTGGGGGATCTGCTACGGCTCCAGGAGTTCCATCTGGTGGGGGGATCGCTGCTGGTGGTCGAGGTGGGAGCGTTCAGGGGTCTGACGCATTTCACGTTGCTGAACGTGTCCAGGAACCTTCTCACCACGCTGGAGGCCGGAGCTTTTCATTCTGTGGATACCCTCAGAGCCCTGGGACTGGACAACAACCCGCTGGCATGCGACTGCCGCCTGCTGTGGGTGGTACGAAGGCAGCGCCATCTGGACTTTGGTGGGAACCCGCCGACCTGCTCTACCTCCGTTCAGCTGCAGGACTGGAGTTTCCTTGACCTGAGCGAAGCCGAGGTCCCCGGCCTGCTCACCTGTCGGCGACCTCGCATTCTGAACCGCAAACCTCAGGATGTGCGCGTGGATCAGGGACACACGGTGGTGTTTTACTGCAACGCCGACGGCGACCCTTCGCCCTCCATCACCTGGTTGGACCCCCAGCTTAAACCTTTGACACCCAACGGTCGGATACGGGCTCTCTCGAACGGCTCGCTGGAAGTCCGCTATGCTCAACCTCAAGACAGCGGCTCTTATCTCTGTTTGGCCTCCAACGCAGCCGGAAACACCAGCCTCGCCGTCAATCTACGCGTCCCGGCCTTTCCCTCACCCAAAAACACTTTTCTCAGCGGCTGGGTCGCCTTTCCCTCTGCCGCTCCGGGCGTGAACGGGACTCAGAAGCTCCCGCTGGACGTCAAGACGTTACTGATAGCAACGACCATCGGGTTCCTCTCCTTTTTTAGCTCTGTGAGCGTTTGCTTCGTCTTCATGCTCTTCTGGAGCAAGAGCAAAGGTCAAATCAAGCACACGGCCACCATTGCGTACGTACCACGGAGCGCTGTGTCCAATAACAAAGCGGGGACCAGCAACTACATGGAGACGAGCCGATACACCATGAAGCTAATATGA